In Euwallacea fornicatus isolate EFF26 chromosome 2, ASM4011564v1, whole genome shotgun sequence, one genomic interval encodes:
- the Lrch gene encoding leucine-rich repeat and calponin homology domain-containing protein isoform X1: MAVIVPSINGHIQNHLTRSLERILEEANLSGELKLSNRKLKDFPKAKDKYNLSDTVVADLSKNRFSELPEEVTNFHFLERLQCYHNAIRFIPDSVCSLQCLNFLDLSRNQLTTLPREICLLPIQILLVSNNRLSSLPDDLYKMSNLTELDASCNQITHFPPRMGDLKSLQSLVLRSNLLLAVPIEVTYLRLMRLDLRANRIGSLPIEIREMDSLIDLLVEENPLTSPPASLCKRGRVHIFKYLETEALKSGCKTGGGTLSRRSRKGGAGSPGPAHLASRLKQKRQNVDSGYSTSSDGCEKRWSQEITGDEKPWPTTPILGRIADQIGPKSAISTPSTISPAPPEIVEEDFSKNELDGQRNIRDYHSVRLSPCTDPIPNGNMSEVKIQTYREYKEALRQQRAHDVPSIYRTKDQDDQNYTKTEPNTPTHHPLPSMASSKSDPTPLNSAFGSPKHVFDDTPNTRKPVQKVPPSRNTSFSPTGHGYTNGNSLDANKTRLMDGYVKPRSPVKGSTGIMTHDNVPISSSSSPVIMNGKNSSPKLSPCLYTSISTTPKGGNGMKSQRNISWNSTTAGSGEKMTFTMRREIDKAREETDLINQLRNIIESRLKMALPEDLAAALTDGVVLCHLANHIKPRSVASIHVPSPAVPKLTMARCRRNVDNFIDACRKIGVDEGRLCNALDVTEGLNGRGLPRVLDTLEELCRLQEPLPKDNEDTEDDAGFVRQPPMWWDTILSLILLSVFASTVAFLVTFPPPNYNYKN; this comes from the exons ATGGCGGTGATAGTTCCGAGCATAAACGGCCACATCCAAAACCATCTGACCAGGTCTTTGGAACGTATTTTAGAAGAGGCCAACCTAAGCGGCGAACTAAAATTGAGCAACAGGAAGTTAAAGGATTTCCCGAAGGCAAAAgacaaatataatttaagtGATACTGTTGTAGCAG ATCTCTCTAAGAATCGCTTCAGTGAGCTTCCAGAAGAGGTGACGAACTTTCATTTTCTGGAACGACTACAGTGCTACCACAACGCCATCCGATTCATCCCAGATTCAGTTTGCAGTTTACAATGTCTCAATTTCTTGGATCTGAGTCGCAACCAGCTTACCACCCTTCCAAGGGAAATCTGCTTGCTTCCTATTCAG attttattaGTATCGAACAATCGCCTCTCTTCCCTGCCGGATGACCTCTACAAAATGTCCAATCTCACCGAACTAGACGCTTCGTGTAATCAAATAACCCATTTTCCTCCTCGAATGGGAGACCTCAAATCCCTCCAGTCCCTGGTTTTGCGAAGCAACCTCCTGTTGGCAGTGCCAATTGAAGTTACGTACTTAAGACTGATGAGGCTGGACCTCAGGGCGAATCGCATTGGTTCTCTACCCATTGAAATCAGGGAGATGGATAGTTTGATCGATCTCCTGGTGGAAGAAAATCCTTTAACTAGTCCTCCTGCGAGT TTATGCAAGAGAGGGAGGGTACACATTTTCAAGTATTTGGAAACTGAGGCCTTGAAGAGTGGCTGCAAGACTGGGGGTGGTACGTTGAGCAGGCGATCGAGAAAGGGTGGTGCGGGTTCCCCGGGGCCGGCTCATTTAGCCAGCAGACTGAAGCAAAAACGACAAAACGTAGATAGTGGATATAGTACTAGTAGCGATGGGTGCGAGAAGAGGTGGTCTCAGGAGATTACAG GAGACGAAAAACCTTGGCCTACCACACCCATTCTAGGTAGAATTGCGGACCAAATCGGGCCCAAATCAGCAATTTCGACTCCATCCACAATATCCCCTGCACCACCTGAGATTGTCGAAGAAGATTTCTCGAAAAACGAATTGGATGGACAACGAAATATCAGAGACTATCATAG TGTTCGTCTTAGTCCTTGCACTGATCCAATCCCTAACGGAAATATGAGTGAAGTCAAAATTCAAACTTATAG agaGTATAAAGAAGCTTTACGCCAACAAAGAGCTCATGACGTACCTTCGATATACCGTACTAAAGACCAGGATGATCAAAACTACACTAAAACAGAGCCCAATACCCCCACGCATCATCCCTTACCGAGCATGGCCTCCTCGAAATCGGACCCCACACCCTTAAACTCGGCTTTTGGTAGTCCGAAACACGTGTTTGATGACACACCCAATACTAGGAAACCAGTGCAGAAAGTTCCCCCTTCGAGAAATACCAGTTTTTCCCCCACAGGACATGGCTACACCAATGGAAATAGTTTGGATGCTAACAAAACACGCCTGATGGATGGTTATGTGAAACCTAGATCACCGGTTAAGGGCTCTACGGGAATCATGACGCATGATAATGTGCCAATTAGCAGCAGTAGTTCGCCTGTGATTATGAATG GTAAAAACAGTAGCCCGAAGTTATCGCCTTGTCTGTATACGAGTATATCAACAACCCCTAAAGGTGGAAATGGAATGAAAAGTCAGCGTAACATTAGTTGGAATTCTACCACTGCCGGATCAGGGGAGAAAATGACTTTTACAATGAGAAGGGAAATCGACAAGGCTAGGGAGGAGACCGATTTAATTAATCAACTTCGAAAT ATAATAGAAAGCAGACTGAAAATGGCGCTTCCAGAGGACTTAGCAGCAGCTCTTACAGATGGGGTAGTTTTGTGTCATTTGGCCAACCACATTAAACCCAGATCAGTGGCGAGTATTCACGTACCTTCACCTGCAGtt cCTAAACTGACCATGGCAAGATGTCGAAGAAACGTAGACAATTTCATAGACGCCTGCAGGAAGATTGGAGTGGATGAG GGCCGGCTCTGCAATGCTTTGGACGTCACGGAGGGCCTAAATGGCCGTGGCTTGCCTCGCGTGCTGGACACCCTTGAGGAGCTTTGCAGGCTGCAAGAACCGCTTCCAAAAGACAATGAAGATACGGAAGATGATGCGGGATTCGTGAGACAACCACCCATGTGGTGGGATACCATTCTCTCACTCATACTGCTGTCGGTGTTCGCGAGTACTGTCGCGTTTTTGGTCACTTTTCCACCTCcgaattataattataaaaattaa
- the Lrch gene encoding leucine-rich repeat and calponin homology domain-containing protein isoform X2, which produces MAVIVPSINGHIQNHLTRSLERILEEANLSGELKLSNRKLKDFPKAKDKYNLSDTVVADLSKNRFSELPEEVTNFHFLERLQCYHNAIRFIPDSVCSLQCLNFLDLSRNQLTTLPREICLLPIQILLVSNNRLSSLPDDLYKMSNLTELDASCNQITHFPPRMGDLKSLQSLVLRSNLLLAVPIEVTYLRLMRLDLRANRIGSLPIEIREMDSLIDLLVEENPLTSPPASLCKRGRVHIFKYLETEALKSGCKTGGGTLSRRSRKGGAGSPGPAHLASRLKQKRQNVDSGYSTSSDGCEKRWSQEITGDEKPWPTTPILGRIADQIGPKSAISTPSTISPAPPEIVEEDFSKNELDGQRNIRDYHSVRLSPCTDPIPNGNMSEVKIQTYREYKEALRQQRAHDVPSIYRTKDQDDQNYTKTEPNTPTHHPLPSMASSKSDPTPLNSAFGSPKHVFDDTPNTRKPVQKVPPSRNTSFSPTGHGYTNGNSLDANKTRLMDGYVKPRSPVKGSTGIMTHDNVPISSSSSPVIMNGKNSSPKLSPCLYTSISTTPKGGNGMKSQRNISWNSTTAGSGEKMTFTMRREIDKAREETDLINQLRNIIESRLKMALPEDLAAALTDGVVLCHLANHIKPRSVASIHVPSPAVPKLTMARCRRNVDNFIDACRKIGVDENLVCCSADVLEGKGIVQVAITVTELLRYHSPRSPLHGNSVSTVV; this is translated from the exons ATGGCGGTGATAGTTCCGAGCATAAACGGCCACATCCAAAACCATCTGACCAGGTCTTTGGAACGTATTTTAGAAGAGGCCAACCTAAGCGGCGAACTAAAATTGAGCAACAGGAAGTTAAAGGATTTCCCGAAGGCAAAAgacaaatataatttaagtGATACTGTTGTAGCAG ATCTCTCTAAGAATCGCTTCAGTGAGCTTCCAGAAGAGGTGACGAACTTTCATTTTCTGGAACGACTACAGTGCTACCACAACGCCATCCGATTCATCCCAGATTCAGTTTGCAGTTTACAATGTCTCAATTTCTTGGATCTGAGTCGCAACCAGCTTACCACCCTTCCAAGGGAAATCTGCTTGCTTCCTATTCAG attttattaGTATCGAACAATCGCCTCTCTTCCCTGCCGGATGACCTCTACAAAATGTCCAATCTCACCGAACTAGACGCTTCGTGTAATCAAATAACCCATTTTCCTCCTCGAATGGGAGACCTCAAATCCCTCCAGTCCCTGGTTTTGCGAAGCAACCTCCTGTTGGCAGTGCCAATTGAAGTTACGTACTTAAGACTGATGAGGCTGGACCTCAGGGCGAATCGCATTGGTTCTCTACCCATTGAAATCAGGGAGATGGATAGTTTGATCGATCTCCTGGTGGAAGAAAATCCTTTAACTAGTCCTCCTGCGAGT TTATGCAAGAGAGGGAGGGTACACATTTTCAAGTATTTGGAAACTGAGGCCTTGAAGAGTGGCTGCAAGACTGGGGGTGGTACGTTGAGCAGGCGATCGAGAAAGGGTGGTGCGGGTTCCCCGGGGCCGGCTCATTTAGCCAGCAGACTGAAGCAAAAACGACAAAACGTAGATAGTGGATATAGTACTAGTAGCGATGGGTGCGAGAAGAGGTGGTCTCAGGAGATTACAG GAGACGAAAAACCTTGGCCTACCACACCCATTCTAGGTAGAATTGCGGACCAAATCGGGCCCAAATCAGCAATTTCGACTCCATCCACAATATCCCCTGCACCACCTGAGATTGTCGAAGAAGATTTCTCGAAAAACGAATTGGATGGACAACGAAATATCAGAGACTATCATAG TGTTCGTCTTAGTCCTTGCACTGATCCAATCCCTAACGGAAATATGAGTGAAGTCAAAATTCAAACTTATAG agaGTATAAAGAAGCTTTACGCCAACAAAGAGCTCATGACGTACCTTCGATATACCGTACTAAAGACCAGGATGATCAAAACTACACTAAAACAGAGCCCAATACCCCCACGCATCATCCCTTACCGAGCATGGCCTCCTCGAAATCGGACCCCACACCCTTAAACTCGGCTTTTGGTAGTCCGAAACACGTGTTTGATGACACACCCAATACTAGGAAACCAGTGCAGAAAGTTCCCCCTTCGAGAAATACCAGTTTTTCCCCCACAGGACATGGCTACACCAATGGAAATAGTTTGGATGCTAACAAAACACGCCTGATGGATGGTTATGTGAAACCTAGATCACCGGTTAAGGGCTCTACGGGAATCATGACGCATGATAATGTGCCAATTAGCAGCAGTAGTTCGCCTGTGATTATGAATG GTAAAAACAGTAGCCCGAAGTTATCGCCTTGTCTGTATACGAGTATATCAACAACCCCTAAAGGTGGAAATGGAATGAAAAGTCAGCGTAACATTAGTTGGAATTCTACCACTGCCGGATCAGGGGAGAAAATGACTTTTACAATGAGAAGGGAAATCGACAAGGCTAGGGAGGAGACCGATTTAATTAATCAACTTCGAAAT ATAATAGAAAGCAGACTGAAAATGGCGCTTCCAGAGGACTTAGCAGCAGCTCTTACAGATGGGGTAGTTTTGTGTCATTTGGCCAACCACATTAAACCCAGATCAGTGGCGAGTATTCACGTACCTTCACCTGCAGtt cCTAAACTGACCATGGCAAGATGTCGAAGAAACGTAGACAATTTCATAGACGCCTGCAGGAAGATTGGAGTGGATGAG